The nucleotide sequence TGTTTGGTGACAAGCCTGCACGACGGGATGAACCTCGTCGCCAAGGAGTATGTGGCCGCTCGGGATGATGAGCGCGGTGTGCTCCTGCTCAGCCAGTTTACGGGAGCGGCCAATGAGTTGCACGAAGCCCTGATTGTCAATCCGTATCATATCGAACAGATGGCCGAAGCGCTTTTTCAGGCGTTAAAGATGCCGGATTTCGAGCAACGTGAACGCATGCGCAGCATGCGGGCCCGGGTTCGTGATTTCAATATCTACCGATGGGCGGGTAGAATGCTGATTGACGCGGGGCGGATTCGGCAACGGGAAAAACTATCCGTGAGGATCGGGCGTCCCCTATGAATCATTCCCAAAGGCAGATTTACCTTTTCAGCAAGCCCGGACTGCGTGCCCTGAGAACGTTTATCGATGCGGCGACGCTGTTTGCGTTCGATCTGGATGGTACGCTGGCCGCCATCGTGGATGATCCGCAGCAGATTGAAATATCGATGGCGTTGAAGCGGGAATTGAATGACTTAAAGACACGGGCCGCCACTGCCGTGATCACCGGTCGGTCTCGCGAAGACGCACAGGGGCATCTGGGCTTCATGCCCGATTATCTGGTGGGGAACCACGGAGCGGAAGGTGTTCCCGGATGGGAGAAGCGACCGGATACATTCCGCAGCCTCGTACGGGCATGGGATGACCAGTTACATTCGATTCTTCCCCAATCCGCTGAAGAGGGTATTGTGATTGAGAACAAGGGAAACTCGCTTTCCATACATTACCGAAACGCGCTCCAGCGATTACCGGCCAAGGAACTTGTCCTGCGGGCGGTTGATCAGCTCAATCCGAAACCCAAACGCCTGGGCGGGAAATGTGTTGTCAACCTGCTCCCTGAGGAGGCACCGGACAAAGGAGAGGCCGTCCTCGAACTCATGCGGCGGGGAGATTACAGGAAAGTTTTCTTCGCGGGGGATGACCTGACGGACGAAGATGTGTTTCGGCTCAGGATGGATGCTCTTTTTACGGTCCGGATCGGCCCACAGAGGCAGAGTGAAGCCCTGTACTATCTGAAAGACCAGCAGGAAATGCTTCCCCTGCTCCGCAGCATCAATGGCCTCCTGCGTGAGGTGGCGAAAAAAACGGAAAACCACCCTATCGCTGTAAAATAGCCATGCCCAGGGTATTAGCCTCCGTTTGTGCGGTGGGCTTTCCTGAAAACACATAGGGCCAGTGACATTTCCCCGGGGAATCAGGGGGGAGGCGGTTCCCTTTTCCTTAAAAACGGTCGGGATTAAAGGTGTGTACCCCCTCCGTGGGAAGACGACGTCAGGCTGTATTCAATGATGAGTCAGTGATTTCAACCATCCCTGTTATTTTTTTATTTGAAGCGATTCCTATGCAAATCGTCATAGGAAGTCACCCTTGCAATTAGGGGGCTGTTCCCTTACTATGGCCCATCAATTGATCCCAAAATTGTTGGTGGAGGTAGTAGCGTAGCGTGGCAGTGAAGCTTGTCCATGTCGCCTTGGGTCATGCCGTTTCGT is from Deltaproteobacteria bacterium and encodes:
- the otsB gene encoding trehalose-phosphatase; the protein is MNHSQRQIYLFSKPGLRALRTFIDAATLFAFDLDGTLAAIVDDPQQIEISMALKRELNDLKTRAATAVITGRSREDAQGHLGFMPDYLVGNHGAEGVPGWEKRPDTFRSLVRAWDDQLHSILPQSAEEGIVIENKGNSLSIHYRNALQRLPAKELVLRAVDQLNPKPKRLGGKCVVNLLPEEAPDKGEAVLELMRRGDYRKVFFAGDDLTDEDVFRLRMDALFTVRIGPQRQSEALYYLKDQQEMLPLLRSINGLLREVAKKTENHPIAVK